A DNA window from Bacillus carboniphilus contains the following coding sequences:
- a CDS encoding DNA polymerase IV, giving the protein MESKARVIFHIDMNSYYASVEMAFHPELKGKPLAIAGNAKERRGIIVTCSYEARKFGVKATMPIWEAKKLCPNLIVKEPDFDKYRSVSKRMFEILKSYTEWVEPVSIDEGYMDVTEVEGNLHPLKLAQAIQDRLLDELQLPCSIGVAPNKFLAKMASDMKKPLGITVLRKRDMTHKLWPLEIQEMHGIGKKTAEKLKKLGFHTIGDLAKAPELTLKVALGVNGKKLWERANGIDRRKVDPESVNEIKSIGNSTTLPTDTEDLHTLERVLESLTDRVSKRLYTRGYVTEGVQVTIRYFNRKNTNRSMTLARPMYKTEELLPYVKKLFIENWNEDPVRLLGVTATQLVDKKSVTQQLDLFSYEKDEKDYKLNETLQQLYKKHGKSIISKGVDKPK; this is encoded by the coding sequence ATGGAATCAAAAGCAAGAGTTATCTTTCATATTGATATGAATAGCTACTACGCATCAGTAGAAATGGCCTTTCACCCGGAGCTTAAGGGGAAGCCTCTTGCAATAGCAGGCAACGCTAAAGAAAGAAGAGGAATTATTGTAACATGTAGCTACGAGGCTAGAAAGTTTGGAGTAAAGGCAACCATGCCAATATGGGAAGCCAAAAAACTCTGTCCGAATTTAATTGTAAAGGAACCTGATTTTGATAAGTATCGGTCAGTCTCTAAGCGGATGTTTGAAATTCTGAAAAGCTATACCGAATGGGTTGAACCTGTCTCCATCGATGAAGGATATATGGATGTGACCGAAGTAGAGGGTAACCTACATCCGTTGAAATTAGCTCAAGCGATTCAAGATAGGTTACTAGATGAACTGCAACTTCCCTGCAGTATTGGTGTAGCACCTAATAAATTTCTAGCGAAAATGGCATCAGATATGAAGAAACCATTAGGGATTACGGTTCTCAGAAAAAGAGATATGACTCATAAATTGTGGCCATTAGAGATTCAAGAGATGCACGGAATAGGGAAGAAAACTGCAGAAAAGTTAAAGAAACTTGGTTTTCATACTATTGGAGATTTGGCTAAAGCCCCTGAGTTAACACTAAAAGTAGCATTAGGTGTTAACGGGAAGAAGCTGTGGGAACGTGCTAATGGGATTGACCGAAGGAAGGTAGATCCAGAAAGTGTGAATGAGATTAAATCCATCGGAAATTCAACCACATTACCTACAGATACGGAGGATTTACACACATTAGAAAGAGTCCTCGAATCCTTAACAGACCGTGTGAGTAAGAGGCTTTATACAAGGGGGTACGTTACAGAAGGGGTTCAAGTTACGATTCGATATTTTAACCGCAAGAATACGAACCGCAGTATGACCTTGGCCAGACCTATGTACAAAACAGAAGAGCTATTACCATATGTAAAGAAGCTTTTTATTGAAAACTGGAATGAAGATCCTGTCCGTTTATTAGGTGTAACCGCTACCCAGTTAGTGGATAAGAAGAGTGTCACCCAACAATTAGATTTATTTTCTTATGAAAAAGATGAAAAGGATTATAAACTGAATGAAACTTTGCAACAGCTTTATAAAAAGCATGGTAAATCTATTATAAGTAAAGGTGTAGATAAGCCAAAATAA
- the zwf gene encoding glucose-6-phosphate dehydrogenase: protein MIENQKPTALITIFGATGDLANRKLYPSLYHLYKKDKLDQKFAVIGVARRELMPDQFQEQVRQSILEHVGTNENLDEFVSHFYYHSLDVSNTEHYHDLKNLVDELDAHYQLNGNRVFYLAMAPQFFGTIAESLYKQQLKSDNGFNRLVIEKPFGHDYPSAKELNDHIRLAFSEDEIYRIDHYLGKEMVQNIEVIRFANAIFEPLWNNRFISNIQVTSSETLGVEDRGRYYEGSGALRDMVQNHMLQMVALLAMEPPIRLNTNEIRSEKVKVLRALRPLEGDEISNSFVRGQYNAGVSKGKQVKSYREEEHVDSNSNTETFVAGKIMIDNFRWAGVPIYIRTGKRLTEKSTKIVVQFKDIPMNLYMKTEETLNPNLLVIHIQPDEGITLHLNVKKSGQFVETTPVKLNFSNKSVDGMNTPEAYEKLLYDCLRGDATNFAHWDEVALSWTYVDPIAKAWEQTKESSFPNYSSGSMGPDEADKLLEKDGFHWWPVTDLDVENC, encoded by the coding sequence GTGATCGAAAATCAAAAACCAACTGCACTCATTACGATTTTTGGCGCAACAGGAGACTTAGCCAATCGCAAGCTATATCCTTCCCTTTACCATTTGTATAAGAAAGACAAACTTGATCAAAAGTTCGCTGTTATTGGGGTGGCACGAAGAGAACTTATGCCAGATCAATTCCAAGAACAAGTGAGACAATCCATATTGGAACATGTGGGGACTAACGAAAATCTTGATGAATTCGTTTCTCACTTTTATTATCACTCCCTTGATGTATCCAACACAGAACATTACCATGACTTGAAAAATCTTGTTGACGAACTAGACGCCCATTATCAATTGAATGGAAATCGTGTTTTCTATTTAGCCATGGCTCCACAATTCTTTGGAACCATTGCTGAATCGTTATATAAGCAACAGTTGAAATCGGATAATGGATTTAACCGACTCGTTATTGAGAAACCATTTGGCCATGACTATCCATCAGCAAAAGAATTAAATGACCATATTCGCCTTGCGTTTTCAGAGGATGAGATTTACCGAATTGACCACTATCTTGGTAAAGAGATGGTTCAAAATATTGAGGTTATTCGTTTTGCAAACGCTATTTTTGAACCACTATGGAATAATCGTTTTATTTCTAACATTCAAGTCACATCTAGTGAAACACTTGGGGTAGAGGATCGTGGCCGTTACTACGAGGGTAGTGGAGCACTTCGGGATATGGTACAAAATCATATGCTGCAGATGGTTGCTTTACTAGCAATGGAACCACCTATTCGTCTCAATACCAATGAGATTAGAAGTGAGAAGGTTAAGGTATTACGTGCCCTTCGCCCTTTAGAGGGTGACGAAATCTCAAATAGTTTTGTAAGAGGTCAATATAATGCTGGAGTAAGTAAAGGGAAGCAAGTCAAGTCTTACCGAGAAGAAGAACATGTGGATTCTAATTCCAACACTGAGACATTCGTAGCTGGAAAAATTATGATTGACAATTTCAGATGGGCTGGTGTCCCGATTTATATTCGTACTGGTAAACGTTTAACAGAAAAGTCAACAAAAATTGTTGTTCAATTCAAAGATATCCCGATGAACCTTTATATGAAAACTGAAGAAACTTTGAATCCGAATCTATTGGTGATTCATATACAACCAGACGAAGGTATTACGCTTCACTTGAATGTGAAAAAATCTGGACAGTTTGTAGAAACCACACCTGTTAAATTAAATTTCTCAAATAAGAGCGTTGATGGAATGAATACACCAGAAGCTTATGAAAAATTACTCTACGATTGCCTAAGAGGAGATGCTACAAATTTTGCACATTGGGACGAAGTAGCTTTATCCTGGACCTACGTCGATCCAATTGCGAAAGCCTGGGAGCAAACTAAAGAAAGCTCTTTTCCTAACTATTCATCTGGTTCCATGGGTCCAGATGAAGCAGACAAGCTGCTTGAGAAGGATGGCTTCCACTGGTGGCCAGTTACCGATTTAGATGTTGAAAACTGTTAG
- a CDS encoding ABC transporter ATP-binding protein, producing the protein MAIRLENVTKTYQSGDILVKALKGVDVEIPDGKMVVILGPSGSGKSTLLNVIGGIDQPNQGSVIVNGWEVANLSDRKLTQYRREAIGFIFQAYNLIPSLTVYENVEVGAQISENPLTIEEVLEGVGMLDKKDKFPHQLSGGEQQRTAIARALIKNPSILLCDEPTGALDEETGKMVLELLQTIQEKYGTTVLIITHNPGISEMAHVVLKMKSGELISQSNNGTPIPAKQVKWV; encoded by the coding sequence ATGGCAATACGATTAGAGAATGTGACGAAAACGTATCAATCTGGAGATATATTGGTCAAAGCATTAAAGGGAGTAGATGTTGAAATACCGGATGGAAAGATGGTTGTAATTTTAGGGCCATCAGGATCTGGAAAATCAACACTGTTAAATGTTATTGGTGGGATCGATCAACCTAATCAGGGAAGTGTGATAGTAAACGGGTGGGAAGTTGCGAATCTTTCAGATCGGAAACTGACTCAATACCGCCGAGAGGCAATTGGCTTCATATTTCAAGCATATAATTTAATTCCAAGTTTAACGGTTTATGAGAATGTTGAAGTTGGGGCTCAAATCAGTGAAAATCCTTTAACAATAGAAGAAGTACTTGAAGGGGTTGGCATGTTAGACAAAAAGGATAAATTCCCTCATCAGCTAAGTGGTGGTGAGCAACAACGAACAGCGATTGCAAGAGCATTAATAAAAAACCCTTCTATCTTGCTTTGTGATGAACCAACCGGTGCATTAGATGAAGAAACCGGAAAAATGGTACTAGAGTTACTTCAAACTATTCAAGAAAAATATGGGACCACAGTTTTAATTATCACCCATAACCCTGGAATCAGTGAAATGGCACATGTTGTATTGAAAATGAAAAGTGGAGAGTTAATCTCACAATCTAATAATGGAACACCGATACCGGCCAAGCAGGTGAAATGGGTATGA